One stretch of Streptomyces sp. A2-16 DNA includes these proteins:
- a CDS encoding SDR family oxidoreductase produces MTRRTWFITGVNSGFGRHMTEQLLERGDKVAGTIRRPGSVDDLVAKYGDRFWVASLDVTDTPTVKEVVGRAFADLGRIDVVVNNAGYGLFGAAEEVTDEQILRVLNTNLVGSIQVTRAALPHLRGQGGGRIIQMSTYGGQATNPGACMYHAGKWGIEGFMESTAKDVAPFGIGVTIVEPGGARTEFRYGSLQMATPLSEYDDTPAAMTRAARDRSRPSLGDPALMAARIIDSVEQTPAPLRLVLGSDSYRFLRAALSERLAEIEAQRDTAGLTDITDGA; encoded by the coding sequence ATGACACGGCGCACCTGGTTCATCACCGGCGTCAACAGCGGTTTCGGCCGGCACATGACCGAGCAGCTGCTGGAGCGAGGTGACAAGGTGGCCGGTACGATCCGTCGGCCCGGGTCTGTCGACGATCTCGTCGCCAAGTACGGCGACAGGTTCTGGGTGGCCTCCCTCGACGTCACTGACACTCCCACCGTCAAGGAGGTCGTCGGCCGGGCCTTCGCCGACCTGGGACGGATCGACGTAGTGGTCAACAACGCGGGCTACGGCCTGTTCGGCGCTGCCGAGGAGGTCACCGACGAGCAGATCCTCCGTGTCCTCAACACCAATCTGGTCGGTTCGATCCAGGTCACCCGGGCCGCACTGCCGCATCTGCGGGGGCAGGGCGGAGGACGCATCATTCAGATGTCCACCTACGGCGGTCAGGCCACGAATCCCGGCGCCTGCATGTATCACGCCGGCAAGTGGGGCATCGAGGGCTTCATGGAGTCCACCGCCAAGGACGTCGCCCCGTTCGGTATCGGCGTCACCATCGTCGAGCCCGGCGGCGCGCGCACCGAGTTCCGCTACGGAAGCCTCCAGATGGCAACCCCGCTGTCCGAGTACGACGACACCCCGGCCGCCATGACCCGCGCAGCCCGGGACCGCAGCCGGCCTTCTCTCGGTGACCCGGCTTTGATGGCCGCCCGCATCATCGACAGCGTGGAGCAGACGCCCGCCCCGCTGCGACTGGTCCTGGGCAGCGACTCCTACCGGTTCCTCCGAGCAGCCCTGTCCGAGCGGCTGGCCGAGATCGAGGCCCAGCGCGATACGGCAGGTCTGACGGACATCACCGACGGCGCCTGA
- a CDS encoding carbohydrate ABC transporter permease, with protein MSAHSTAVKRRRAATAGFHLGAGALAVLWLLPIALVVVTSLRSFDDIAAHGLGSLPHSFTVDNFRLAWVDGGQQRALINSMLVTVPCVLITLALAAMAAFALSRYDVPLRRTLLLLMLGGNLLPPQILLIPVSKLSEMIGVYDTLPALIGVQIGFGVGFYVFVLHGFMRAIPDEIQQAAVVDGAGPWQIFWRIILPLTRPALAALSALSFTWIFNDLLWAITVLRSDTKMPITAALIGLQGQYVSMWNVIAAGSVIAAAPTVAVFLRFQRHFVAGLNLGAVK; from the coding sequence ATGTCCGCCCACTCGACCGCCGTGAAGCGCCGGCGAGCCGCCACCGCGGGGTTCCACCTCGGGGCCGGGGCGCTGGCCGTGCTCTGGCTGCTTCCCATCGCTCTGGTGGTGGTGACCAGCCTGCGTTCCTTCGACGACATCGCCGCTCACGGGCTCGGCAGCCTCCCGCACTCCTTCACCGTCGACAACTTCCGCCTGGCATGGGTCGACGGGGGCCAGCAGCGCGCACTGATCAACAGCATGCTCGTCACCGTCCCGTGCGTGCTGATCACCCTGGCGCTGGCTGCGATGGCGGCGTTCGCGCTCAGTCGCTACGACGTGCCCCTGCGCCGGACGCTGTTGCTGCTGATGCTCGGCGGCAACCTGCTGCCCCCGCAGATCCTGCTCATCCCCGTCTCCAAGCTCAGCGAGATGATCGGCGTCTACGACACGCTGCCCGCCCTCATCGGCGTGCAGATCGGCTTCGGTGTCGGCTTCTACGTCTTCGTCCTGCACGGTTTCATGCGGGCCATCCCCGACGAGATCCAGCAGGCCGCCGTCGTCGACGGCGCCGGCCCCTGGCAGATCTTCTGGCGGATCATCCTCCCCCTGACCCGCCCCGCGCTGGCCGCGCTCAGCGCCCTCTCCTTCACCTGGATCTTCAACGACCTGCTGTGGGCGATCACCGTGTTGCGGAGCGACACCAAGATGCCGATCACCGCCGCCCTCATCGGCCTGCAAGGGCAGTACGTGTCGATGTGGAACGTCATCGCCGCCGGATCCGTGATCGCCGCCGCCCCCACCGTCGCCGTCTTCCTGCGATTCCAGCGGCACTTCGTCGCCGGCCTCAACCTGGGAGCGGTGAAATGA
- a CDS encoding extracellular solute-binding protein has product MSNPHTSRRRFLAGLGATGTAALLSGCVTSTSSSKSSSSGAVSLQSNLSAPQAKAAMEDLVAAYGKKDAGRVTLNTVAAETFRTQLPTYLTSANPPDVYTWYPGSVADAYAKKDLLLGLDDLWASSPDLKRYSKALNTLCTASSGKKVFVPSTYYWWGMFYRKSNFEKWGVSEPRTWDDFLDLCDKLKSKGVAPIGLGAGGNTPWVASAWFDYLDIRINGAPYHRELLAGKHRFDDPEVRKVFDRWTELLPYFDPDGTALAFQDATTALLNGRTGMMLIGTFFADAAPKDALDDIDFFRFPVIDPKVPLAEEAPVDGYFASARTGRAERVTELMGYLATAQAQEIYIKGSSGTVLPCNPDAKDAGTALVKKGRAHIDEAVEITQFFNRDSSDALQPTADTALTKFIAKPKSIGSILTDWQRDAQKIWSA; this is encoded by the coding sequence ATGTCGAACCCGCACACCAGCCGCAGGCGCTTCCTCGCCGGGCTCGGCGCCACCGGCACAGCGGCGCTGCTCAGCGGCTGCGTCACCTCGACCTCGTCCTCGAAGTCCTCGTCCTCGGGCGCGGTCAGCCTCCAGTCGAACCTGTCCGCGCCGCAGGCCAAGGCGGCGATGGAGGATCTCGTCGCCGCCTACGGCAAGAAGGACGCCGGACGCGTCACCCTCAACACGGTCGCCGCGGAGACGTTCCGCACCCAGCTGCCGACCTACCTGACCTCCGCCAACCCGCCGGACGTCTACACCTGGTACCCCGGCTCGGTGGCGGACGCCTACGCCAAGAAGGACCTGCTGCTCGGCCTCGACGACCTGTGGGCCTCCTCGCCGGACCTCAAGCGCTACTCCAAGGCGCTCAACACCCTGTGCACCGCGAGCTCCGGCAAGAAGGTGTTCGTGCCCTCCACCTACTACTGGTGGGGCATGTTCTACCGGAAGTCGAACTTCGAGAAGTGGGGCGTGAGCGAGCCCAGGACCTGGGACGACTTCCTCGACCTGTGCGACAAGCTCAAGTCCAAGGGGGTGGCACCGATCGGGCTCGGCGCCGGCGGCAACACACCCTGGGTGGCCTCCGCCTGGTTCGACTACCTCGACATCCGCATCAACGGTGCCCCGTACCACCGTGAACTCCTGGCCGGGAAGCACCGGTTCGACGACCCCGAGGTGCGCAAGGTCTTCGACCGCTGGACGGAACTGCTGCCGTACTTCGACCCCGACGGCACCGCCCTCGCCTTCCAGGACGCCACGACCGCGCTGCTCAACGGCCGCACCGGCATGATGCTGATCGGCACCTTCTTCGCCGACGCGGCCCCCAAGGACGCCCTCGACGACATCGACTTCTTCCGGTTCCCGGTCATCGACCCCAAGGTGCCACTCGCCGAAGAGGCCCCCGTGGACGGCTACTTCGCCAGCGCACGGACCGGTCGCGCCGAGCGGGTCACCGAGCTGATGGGCTATCTCGCCACCGCGCAGGCGCAGGAGATCTACATCAAGGGCTCCTCGGGCACCGTCCTGCCCTGCAACCCCGACGCCAAGGACGCCGGCACCGCACTCGTGAAGAAGGGCCGCGCCCACATCGACGAGGCGGTCGAGATCACCCAGTTCTTCAACCGGGACTCCAGCGACGCCCTGCAGCCCACCGCCGACACCGCGCTGACGAAGTTCATCGCCAAGCCCAAGTCGATCGGCTCGATCCTCACCGACTGGCAGCGCGACGCCCAGAAGATCTGGAGCGCCTGA
- a CDS encoding helix-turn-helix transcriptional regulator → MDTADGRNALGAFLRARRELVRPEEVGLPAAGLRRVPGLRREEVAMLAGISADYYLRLERGRDHNPSIQVLDALAEVLRLDADSAAHLVELARPKSRRRQPLPRTERVPDGIAMLLDTFAVPAFVQNRCMDVLAANRLAIALSPHMAPGVNRLRALFTDPLARQLHMDWEQGTAGVVAQLRAAAGADTEDPRLAQLVGELSLKSERFRRLWARHDVRRWEGATTRLRHPQVGELHLRREKLAVTGSDGLLLVVHHAEPGTPSATALALLGSLSATERETAERETAEREAAERDAADGEAAEAARLDDGPVH, encoded by the coding sequence ATGGACACAGCAGACGGCCGCAATGCCCTCGGCGCGTTCCTGCGGGCCCGTCGTGAACTCGTCCGGCCCGAGGAAGTGGGACTTCCAGCCGCAGGACTCCGACGGGTACCAGGGCTGCGCCGTGAAGAGGTCGCGATGCTCGCGGGCATCAGCGCCGACTACTACCTGCGTCTGGAGCGCGGTCGGGACCACAACCCGTCGATTCAGGTGCTCGACGCACTTGCGGAGGTGCTGCGACTCGACGCCGACAGCGCCGCTCATCTCGTCGAGCTCGCCCGGCCCAAGTCCCGCCGCAGGCAGCCTCTCCCCCGCACCGAGCGCGTCCCGGACGGGATCGCGATGCTGCTGGACACGTTCGCCGTGCCCGCGTTCGTCCAGAACCGGTGCATGGACGTGCTCGCCGCCAACCGCCTGGCCATCGCCCTGTCGCCGCACATGGCACCGGGCGTCAACCGCCTACGGGCACTGTTCACCGATCCCCTCGCGCGACAGCTGCACATGGACTGGGAGCAGGGCACGGCCGGTGTGGTCGCGCAGCTGCGCGCCGCAGCCGGTGCCGACACGGAGGACCCCCGCCTGGCTCAGCTCGTCGGCGAGCTGAGCCTGAAGAGCGAGCGTTTTCGTCGTCTGTGGGCCCGTCACGATGTCCGCCGCTGGGAAGGAGCCACTACCCGATTGCGGCATCCGCAGGTCGGTGAGCTGCATCTGCGCCGCGAGAAGCTGGCTGTCACAGGATCCGACGGACTGCTCCTCGTCGTGCACCACGCCGAGCCCGGCACTCCTTCCGCCACCGCACTCGCTCTGCTCGGTTCCCTGTCTGCCACTGAACGGGAGACCGCTGAGAGGGAGACTGCCGAGCGGGAGGCCGCTGAGAGGGACGCCGCTGATGGGGAGGCCGCTGAGGCGGCCCGCCTCGACGACGGTCCCGTCCACTGA
- a CDS encoding NPCBM/NEW2 domain-containing protein, giving the protein MKRQLTVLLALLTTLLVVQAPAHATPPPGDNAATTSASRQVLSPTPYMGWNTYYALGGDPTATEIESTADFLVSSGLRDAGYKYVWIDGNWAAPTPRNAAGDLVPNPAQFPDGLKPLVDYIHSKGLKAGIYTDAGPYIPGKCGLGSHGYYQRDADQFAAWEFDAVKVDYLCGIAADLDPKTVYTQFATALRNNASGRPMLFNLCNPVTSPDWGTYPETQQSTYSWSYAPAIAQSWRTYTDVGFVGEIKFKDVLRNYDANARHPEAAGPGHFNDPDYLGPELGMSDEEFRTQMTLWSVAAAPLVIGSDIRNLSKTSLGILADRDVLAINQDSAAVQAVRVGPAGTTETWVKRLANGDRAVVLLNRGDSPATLTTKASSVGLSGSRFTLKNAWTDRVTESAGTISAAVPAHGAALFRVARATGKPGLPHVVAGLPRITKVGGDTVPAGIAPVVAGGDQAQVEVDVRNDSPQPVFDPRVQLSVPTGWTARPTGAPPKLLAPGRSAAFTFTITLPDTAAPGSASLAATTSYETTAKRRLRQETATTLVVAPAPPHGDIALSHHDWISATSGWMTPTVDRSVGGWTPLSLLGQEYPTGIGVASPSTVRYYLGDRCTRLTTTVGIDDAVRNVGPEGGTSTFQVLGDGKVLFDSGVVNRDGTRQADVDLTGVRVLDLVVGDAGDGGYNDRADWAGLHATC; this is encoded by the coding sequence GTGAAACGACAACTCACCGTCCTCCTGGCCCTCCTGACCACGCTGCTGGTCGTGCAGGCCCCCGCTCACGCCACTCCCCCGCCCGGCGACAACGCCGCCACGACGTCGGCATCCCGACAAGTCCTCAGCCCGACGCCGTACATGGGCTGGAACACCTACTACGCACTCGGCGGCGACCCGACCGCGACGGAGATCGAGTCGACCGCCGACTTCCTGGTCAGCAGTGGCCTGCGCGACGCCGGATACAAGTACGTCTGGATCGACGGCAACTGGGCCGCACCCACCCCACGCAACGCGGCCGGGGACCTGGTGCCCAACCCTGCCCAGTTCCCCGACGGGCTGAAGCCGCTCGTCGACTACATCCACTCCAAGGGCCTCAAGGCCGGCATCTACACCGACGCCGGCCCCTACATCCCCGGCAAGTGCGGTCTGGGCAGCCACGGCTACTACCAGCGCGACGCCGACCAGTTCGCCGCCTGGGAGTTCGACGCCGTCAAGGTGGACTACCTGTGCGGCATCGCCGCCGACCTGGACCCGAAGACCGTCTACACCCAGTTCGCCACGGCGCTGCGCAACAACGCCAGCGGCCGCCCCATGCTCTTCAACCTCTGCAACCCCGTCACCTCCCCGGACTGGGGCACCTACCCCGAGACGCAGCAGTCGACGTACTCCTGGTCCTACGCGCCGGCCATCGCCCAGTCCTGGCGCACGTACACGGACGTGGGGTTCGTCGGTGAGATCAAGTTCAAGGACGTGCTGCGCAACTACGACGCGAACGCGCGGCATCCCGAGGCGGCCGGTCCGGGGCACTTCAACGACCCTGACTACCTGGGCCCCGAACTCGGCATGAGCGACGAGGAGTTCCGCACCCAGATGACCCTGTGGTCGGTCGCGGCCGCACCGCTGGTGATCGGCAGCGACATCCGCAACCTCAGCAAGACCTCGCTCGGCATCCTCGCGGACCGCGACGTCCTCGCGATCAACCAGGACAGCGCCGCAGTCCAGGCCGTCCGCGTCGGCCCGGCCGGCACGACGGAGACCTGGGTCAAGCGGCTCGCGAACGGCGACCGGGCCGTGGTGCTGCTCAACCGCGGCGACAGCCCCGCGACCCTCACCACGAAGGCGTCCTCGGTCGGACTGAGCGGGAGCCGTTTCACCCTGAAGAACGCCTGGACCGACCGGGTCACCGAGAGCGCCGGCACGATCAGTGCCGCCGTCCCGGCCCACGGCGCGGCCCTCTTCCGCGTCGCCCGGGCAACGGGCAAGCCCGGTCTCCCCCACGTCGTCGCCGGCCTGCCTCGGATCACGAAGGTCGGCGGCGACACGGTGCCGGCCGGTATCGCCCCCGTGGTCGCCGGCGGTGATCAGGCGCAGGTCGAGGTCGACGTCCGCAACGACAGCCCACAGCCCGTCTTCGATCCCCGCGTCCAGCTGTCGGTCCCCACGGGGTGGACGGCCCGCCCGACCGGCGCCCCGCCGAAACTGCTGGCGCCCGGCCGCTCCGCGGCCTTCACCTTCACGATCACGCTGCCGGACACCGCCGCACCCGGCAGCGCGAGCCTGGCCGCCACCACCTCCTACGAGACGACCGCCAAGCGGCGTCTACGGCAGGAGACGGCCACGACACTCGTGGTGGCCCCCGCGCCACCGCACGGCGACATCGCCCTGTCGCACCACGACTGGATCAGCGCCACCAGCGGATGGATGACCCCGACCGTCGACCGCAGTGTCGGCGGCTGGACGCCACTCAGCCTGCTCGGCCAGGAATACCCGACCGGCATCGGCGTCGCCTCCCCCTCCACCGTCCGCTACTACCTCGGCGACCGGTGTACCCGGCTGACGACCACCGTCGGCATCGACGACGCGGTCCGCAACGTCGGCCCGGAAGGGGGCACCTCGACGTTCCAGGTGCTCGGTGACGGCAAAGTGCTGTTCGACAGCGGTGTCGTCAACCGCGACGGCACCCGCCAGGCCGACGTCGATCTGACCGGCGTCCGCGTCCTCGACCTGGTGGTCGGTGACGCCGGGGACGGCGGCTACAACGACCGCGCCGACTGGGCCGGCTTGCACGCCACCTGCTGA
- a CDS encoding FadR/GntR family transcriptional regulator, which produces MTPYARRGVHGQTVEALARRILGGQIPEGATLDLVALQSELDVSLTALRESLKVLAAKGMVDARQKRGTFVRARADWNLLDADVLRWQFEGGRAGEADQALLRNLAEVRAIIEPAAVRLAATRRTDADLTALEDALTAMGHTGSDPAHVIDADLAFHRALLAATHNELLERMEMVLESGLAHRDRIVHSSPHSEDPIPAHRAVLDAVRAQDPLAAEAAMRALLEQAGRDLDRIGTADDTEGTTAQ; this is translated from the coding sequence ATGACGCCCTACGCCCGCCGCGGCGTGCACGGCCAGACGGTGGAGGCCCTCGCCCGTCGCATCCTGGGCGGCCAAATCCCCGAGGGGGCCACGCTCGACCTGGTGGCGCTCCAGAGCGAGCTGGACGTGAGCCTGACCGCGTTGCGCGAGTCGCTGAAGGTGCTCGCCGCGAAGGGCATGGTCGACGCCCGCCAGAAGCGCGGCACCTTCGTGCGGGCCCGGGCCGACTGGAACCTCCTCGACGCCGACGTCCTGCGCTGGCAGTTCGAGGGCGGCCGTGCCGGCGAGGCCGATCAGGCCCTGTTGCGGAACCTGGCCGAGGTCCGCGCCATCATCGAGCCCGCCGCCGTCCGCCTGGCCGCCACGCGCCGCACCGACGCCGACCTCACTGCCCTCGAGGACGCGCTCACCGCGATGGGGCACACCGGATCCGATCCCGCGCACGTCATCGACGCCGACCTCGCCTTCCACCGCGCGCTGCTCGCCGCCACCCACAACGAACTCCTCGAACGCATGGAGATGGTGCTCGAGTCGGGGCTCGCCCACCGCGACCGGATCGTGCACTCCTCCCCGCACAGCGAGGACCCGATCCCGGCGCACCGCGCCGTCCTGGACGCCGTACGCGCCCAGGATCCCCTGGCCGCCGAGGCAGCCATGCGTGCCCTGCTCGAGCAGGCCGGCCGCGACCTGGACCGCATCGGCACGGCCGACGACACGGAAGGCACCACCGCGCAGTGA
- a CDS encoding SDR family NAD(P)-dependent oxidoreductase, translating into MDQPARRHGVRFTGRTAVVTGAASGIGAATAVRLAEEGAAVVLTDVAEERGTAAAERITKGGGQARFVTADVAAEEDWARVVAAAHAFGPVDVLVSNAFTVDVTPAHELTLPSWQRQLDVNLTGSFLGLRAVLPDLRAGGGAVVLTSSVHAHRGIPGHPAYAASKGALLSLCGQLAVEYGPEVRVNAVVPGPILTAAWDRVPEDERERSVAETAARRFGTPEEVAAAIAFLAADEASYITGTSLVVDGGWSVVKASA; encoded by the coding sequence ATGGACCAGCCCGCACGACGGCACGGCGTCCGCTTCACAGGCCGCACGGCCGTGGTCACCGGAGCGGCCTCCGGCATCGGAGCCGCCACCGCCGTACGCCTCGCCGAGGAGGGAGCCGCCGTCGTACTCACCGATGTCGCCGAGGAGCGCGGCACGGCCGCGGCGGAGCGGATCACCAAGGGCGGCGGTCAGGCACGCTTCGTCACCGCCGACGTCGCGGCCGAGGAGGACTGGGCGCGCGTCGTGGCCGCGGCCCACGCCTTCGGACCGGTGGACGTCCTGGTCAGCAACGCGTTCACAGTCGACGTCACGCCCGCCCACGAGCTGACCCTGCCCTCCTGGCAGCGCCAGCTCGACGTCAACCTGACCGGCAGCTTCCTCGGCCTGCGCGCGGTCCTGCCCGATCTGCGGGCCGGAGGCGGCGCGGTAGTGTTGACGTCATCCGTCCACGCACACCGAGGCATTCCCGGTCACCCCGCCTACGCCGCCTCGAAGGGCGCCCTGCTCTCCCTGTGCGGGCAGCTCGCCGTCGAGTACGGGCCCGAGGTGCGCGTCAACGCCGTCGTACCGGGTCCGATCCTGACCGCGGCCTGGGACCGGGTGCCCGAGGACGAGCGCGAGCGCAGCGTCGCCGAGACCGCCGCCCGGCGCTTCGGCACCCCCGAGGAGGTGGCCGCGGCCATCGCCTTCCTCGCCGCCGACGAGGCGTCCTACATCACCGGCACGAGTCTCGTCGTGGACGGCGGCTGGAGTGTCGTGAAGGCCTCCGCATGA
- a CDS encoding sugar ABC transporter permease, translating to MAVLTPARPAPAVTPARGRGRGPVRRVPPLVLAFVLVPLLAEAVWVFWPALQGFYLALTSWDGVSPPRFIGLGNFREMAGDEVFRTAAIDTVLWLVLFGGLSALLGLATALLLQQERRGVGFYRAALFLPVVFSLVATALVWQAIYQPDGVLNQLLDAVGLESLRHAWLADQDTALYAVIVPALWRQIGYVMVLYLAGLKGIDPALYEAAKVDGASAWQRLRHVTLPQLRSVNAVVLSVIVIDSLRSFDVVWSLTRGGPYHSSELLSTYMYSTAFQSLRLGYGSALAVVIFVLAFGVICSYLVRAFREAD from the coding sequence GTGGCCGTGCTCACCCCCGCACGCCCGGCCCCGGCCGTCACGCCCGCACGCGGACGCGGCCGGGGGCCCGTCCGCCGTGTCCCGCCGCTCGTCCTCGCGTTCGTCCTGGTGCCGTTGCTCGCCGAGGCGGTGTGGGTGTTCTGGCCCGCCCTGCAGGGCTTCTACCTCGCCCTGACCTCCTGGGACGGCGTCTCACCTCCGCGCTTCATCGGACTGGGCAACTTCCGGGAGATGGCGGGCGACGAGGTCTTCAGAACCGCCGCGATCGACACCGTCCTGTGGCTGGTGCTCTTCGGCGGCCTGTCGGCCCTGCTGGGTCTCGCCACGGCCCTGCTCCTGCAGCAGGAGCGGCGCGGTGTCGGGTTCTACCGGGCCGCTCTCTTCCTGCCCGTGGTGTTCTCCCTGGTCGCCACCGCCCTGGTGTGGCAGGCCATCTACCAGCCGGACGGCGTCCTCAACCAGCTTCTCGACGCCGTCGGGCTGGAGAGTCTGCGGCACGCCTGGCTCGCCGACCAGGACACCGCCCTGTACGCGGTCATCGTTCCGGCCCTGTGGCGCCAGATCGGCTACGTGATGGTGCTGTACCTCGCCGGCCTCAAGGGCATCGACCCCGCCCTCTACGAGGCCGCCAAGGTCGACGGCGCGAGCGCCTGGCAGCGCTTGCGCCACGTCACCCTGCCGCAACTGCGCAGCGTCAACGCGGTCGTCCTGTCCGTCATCGTCATCGACTCGCTGCGCTCCTTCGACGTCGTGTGGTCGCTGACCCGAGGCGGCCCCTACCACTCGTCCGAACTGCTGAGCACCTACATGTACTCGACCGCCTTCCAGTCCCTGCGCCTGGGCTACGGCTCCGCGCTCGCCGTCGTCATCTTCGTACTGGCGTTCGGCGTCATCTGCTCCTACCTCGTGCGCGCCTTCCGGGAGGCCGACTGA
- a CDS encoding alpha-galactosidase, translated as MTTPQDRRTPQDRRTPHDRWTLRTQHTSYTVRLSPDGPWAELDAWGPHGVDMGPSALDWSHRTHFVTPADAAPAEYIPQGLRAFTGADLVVGHSGGERGLWWQFADATQDAQGLRLAFTDDVAGARVTLCYATVPDTDVILRWTELTCTGAHELRLERLDSAAVNVPVTDGARLTYLTGQWSQEFTRTQLHLRRGTFTMGSTQGVPGHAYAPWIAVQDAALPDDDTAPTYGIALEWPGNWHLTAEAEPGGAVRIRAGRVPHEGAVILAPGDTLTTPRLACAFSAEGLDGLSRVWHRYERHLSGERLHRPRKVLYNSWEATGFDVDAAGQLELAKAAADIGAELFVVDDGWFTGRADDTGGLGDWHPDPAKFPQGFGRFVEDVRALGLGFGLWVEPEAVSPNSRLYAEHPDWVYRVDGRPGRLVRNQLLLDLGRADVQDFVIGTLDRLLGDHPVEYLKWDMNRPPTERGRPGAGPADRLDLDAAHVTGYLRILDHLRAAHPHVTVEGCAGGGARVEHAALARTDVVWPSDNTAPLDRLRIQYGFLHAHAPHLMSSWVTDAPGVFDPRPRSLAFRFVLAMCGVLGVGADLRSWNAEQRTEAARWIARYQQIRDVVHHGQTHLLGTPDDATCGVQYTEADGPRVVVAAFSTGRLDGAPLVPGRPARLRLRGLHPADVYTDEETGTEYSGAHLLHYGHAFTWSAGHDAHLAVLTRR; from the coding sequence ATGACGACACCGCAGGACCGAAGGACCCCGCAGGACCGAAGGACCCCGCACGACCGCTGGACCCTGCGCACCCAGCACACCAGCTACACCGTCCGGCTCTCCCCGGACGGTCCCTGGGCCGAACTCGACGCCTGGGGACCGCACGGCGTCGACATGGGGCCGTCGGCGCTCGACTGGTCCCACCGCACCCACTTCGTCACCCCCGCCGACGCGGCCCCCGCCGAGTACATCCCGCAGGGCCTGCGCGCGTTCACCGGCGCCGACCTCGTCGTCGGACATTCCGGCGGCGAACGCGGACTGTGGTGGCAGTTCGCCGACGCCACCCAGGATGCTCAAGGGCTCCGGCTGGCGTTCACGGACGACGTCGCCGGCGCGCGCGTCACCCTGTGCTACGCCACCGTGCCCGACACGGACGTCATCCTGCGCTGGACGGAACTCACCTGCACCGGCGCGCACGAACTGCGCCTGGAACGCCTCGACTCGGCCGCCGTCAACGTGCCCGTCACCGACGGAGCCCGCCTCACCTACCTGACCGGACAATGGTCGCAGGAGTTCACCCGCACCCAACTCCACCTGCGGCGCGGCACGTTCACCATGGGCAGCACCCAGGGCGTTCCCGGCCACGCCTACGCCCCCTGGATCGCCGTCCAGGACGCGGCCCTGCCCGACGACGACACGGCCCCCACCTACGGCATCGCCCTGGAGTGGCCCGGCAACTGGCACCTCACCGCCGAGGCCGAGCCCGGCGGCGCCGTCCGCATCCGCGCCGGGCGGGTCCCGCACGAGGGCGCCGTGATCCTCGCCCCCGGCGACACCCTGACCACGCCCCGCCTTGCCTGCGCCTTCAGCGCGGAAGGACTCGACGGCCTGTCCAGGGTCTGGCACCGCTACGAGCGCCACCTCAGCGGCGAACGCCTGCACCGCCCCCGCAAGGTCCTCTACAACTCCTGGGAGGCCACCGGCTTCGACGTCGACGCCGCCGGCCAGCTCGAACTCGCCAAGGCGGCCGCCGACATCGGGGCCGAACTGTTCGTCGTGGACGACGGCTGGTTCACCGGGCGCGCCGACGACACCGGCGGCCTGGGCGACTGGCACCCCGACCCGGCGAAGTTCCCCCAGGGCTTCGGCCGGTTCGTCGAAGACGTGCGGGCGCTGGGACTCGGCTTCGGCCTGTGGGTCGAACCGGAGGCGGTCAGTCCCAACAGCCGTCTGTACGCCGAGCACCCCGACTGGGTCTACCGCGTGGACGGCCGCCCCGGCCGGCTGGTGCGCAACCAGCTCCTGCTCGACCTCGGCCGCGCCGACGTGCAGGACTTCGTGATCGGCACGCTCGACCGGCTGCTGGGGGACCACCCCGTCGAATACCTCAAGTGGGACATGAACCGGCCGCCCACCGAGCGGGGCCGGCCCGGCGCCGGACCCGCCGACCGGCTCGACCTGGACGCCGCGCACGTCACCGGATACCTGCGCATCCTGGACCATCTGCGCGCCGCCCACCCGCACGTCACCGTCGAGGGCTGCGCCGGCGGCGGCGCACGCGTCGAGCATGCCGCCCTGGCCCGCACCGACGTGGTCTGGCCCAGCGACAACACCGCCCCGCTGGACCGGCTCCGAATCCAGTACGGCTTTCTGCACGCCCACGCCCCGCACCTGATGAGCTCTTGGGTCACCGACGCCCCCGGCGTCTTCGACCCGCGCCCCCGCTCTCTCGCCTTCCGCTTCGTGCTGGCGATGTGCGGCGTCCTGGGCGTGGGGGCAGACCTGCGCTCCTGGAACGCGGAACAACGCACCGAGGCCGCCCGCTGGATCGCCCGCTACCAACAGATCCGCGACGTCGTCCACCACGGACAGACCCACCTGCTCGGCACCCCCGACGACGCGACCTGCGGCGTGCAGTACACCGAGGCCGACGGGCCGCGCGTCGTGGTCGCCGCCTTCAGCACCGGCCGCCTGGACGGGGCCCCGCTGGTACCCGGCCGCCCTGCCCGGCTCCGGCTGCGCGGACTTCATCCGGCCGACGTCTACACGGATGAGGAGACCGGTACCGAGTACAGCGGCGCCCATCTGCTGCACTACGGTCATGCGTTCACCTGGAGTGCAGGCCACGACGCCCACCTCGCCGTCCTGACCCGCCGATAG